In a single window of the Neodiprion virginianus isolate iyNeoVirg1 chromosome 1, iyNeoVirg1.1, whole genome shotgun sequence genome:
- the LOC124310249 gene encoding sperm flagellar protein 1 yields the protein MSTTNSISDGGNIVEGEAVEEIYAWIDQIQFSRPKRNIARDFSDAVLMAELLKKYYPRYVDVHNYIAGSSIAKKIDNWAMLNRKVLSKLDMKLSKEVIGRLANSQQGVIEKVLSSLRAKILKDCNADRDSLYFDHEENGRGGKNGDADRLGGRTDWISQA from the exons ATGTCTACAACAAATTCTATAAGCGACGGTGGTAACATCGTAGAAGGAGAAGCCGTGGAAGAAATCTACGCTTGGATAGACCAAATTCAGTTCTCCAGACCAAAGAGAAACATAGCGCGTGATTTCTCAGACGCTG TTTTGATGGCCGAATTGTTGAAGAAGTATTATCCTCGTTACGTTGACGTTCACAATTACATCGCCGGCAGTAGCATCgcaaagaaaattgataactGGGCTATGTTGAACCGAAAGGTTTTATCGAAACTTGATATGAAACTGAGCAAGGAAGTTATCGGTCGATTGGCCAACTCTCAGCAAGGTGTAATTGAAAAGGTTTTGAGCAGTTTGAGAGCGAAGATACTGAAGGATTGCAATGCCGACAGAGATTCCCTGTATTTTGATCACGAAGAAAATGGCAGAGGTGGTAAGAATGGAGACGCTGATAGACTGGGAGGTAGAACAGACTGGATATCGCAAGCATAA
- the LOC124296742 gene encoding U6 snRNA-associated Sm-like protein LSm3 gives MADDAEQVPAINVKEPLDLIRLSLDERIYVKMRNERELRGRLHAYDQHLNMVLGEAEETVTTVEIDEETYEEVYRTTKRNIPMLFVRGDGVILVSPPSMRAPI, from the exons ATGGCCGATGATGCAGAGCAG GTTCCTGCCATCAACGTTAAGGAACCGTTAGATCTAATCAGACTCAGCTTGGACGAGCGAATTTACGTCAAAATGAGAAACGAAAGGGAACTCAGAGGAAGACTACAC GCCTATGATCAACATTTAAATATGGTTCTGGGGGAGGCAGAGGAAACTGTAACAACCGTTGAGATAGACGAAGAAACCTACGAGGAAGTTTACAGAACGACTAAAAGAAATATTCCAATGTTGTTTGTTCGTGGCGACGGTGTCATTCTGGTATCTCCGCCAAGCATGAGGGCGCCAATCTAA
- the LOC124296740 gene encoding esterase E4-like — MATLSWCLKKDLILLLFMAIFFFSSCDLARKNNQPEVKICQGILRGKIMTTHSNRSVSAFLGIPYAQPPTGNLRFANPVAAGGWNGVRNASVNSNQCSQVSFSGAEITGDEDCLYLNVYTPKLPEHTTSRLLPVMVFIHGGEFSFGSDTSSIYGPEYLLEKDVILVTFNHRLAALGYLSTGDTVASGNWGLKDQVLALKWVQANVEYFGGDPDQVTLFGESSGAVSAHLLTMTNITIGLFHRYVMESGSGLGAWSYRPSGPYAGQAFDLGKYVGCSNTSTDSLIQCLRTVDVSDILGSYSKFSTWRSFPSIVWGPTDEPNIDGAILTDSPQNLIRNGQVQVLPRILGVCQDEGLIQTFAFYQNKSMVDDFLANFDHVLPILLNWKYLPDSGAAWVEPIKSYYFKDFEADKNVILANLTVVASDVHFIYPVYDALRQQFATAENPQYFYHFDYRGVLSSTNAYGGDTANYGVSHGDELIYLFPNTATFSSLNETRSKKDYEMVNTMIELWTSFAIEGRPTTSAFSCDTKWEPFSIATDNDLRIGNMADLALTVEYSYFKERLQFWDDLKAKVPL; from the exons ATGGCGACGTTGTCGTGGTGCCTGAAGAAGGATCTCATCCTGCTTTTATTCATggcaattttcttcttttcgagCTGTGATTTggcgaggaaaaataatcaacctgaagtgaaaatttgtcaagGAATCCTGCggggaaaaataatgacgacgCACAGTAATCGAAGTGTGTCAGCTTTCCTGGGAATCCCTTACGCGCAACCACCGACTGGAAATCTTCG ATTCGCGAATCCGGTGGCAGCTGGTGGTTGGAACGGGGTTCGAAACGCTAGTGTCAATTCGAATCAATGCTCTCAAGTCTCATTCTCAGGCGCCGAAATAACGGGGGACGAGGATTGCCTGTATCTGAATGTGTACACGCCAAAG CTTCCCGAACATACAACCTCGCGATTACTTCCGGTGATGGTGTTCATTCACGGTGGAGAATTCAGCTTCGGAAGCGATACTTCGTCGATTTATGGCCCGGAATACCTCCTCGAGAAAGATGTGATTCTCGTAACCTTCAACCATCGTCTAGCAGCATTAGGATATTTGAGCACCGGTGACACGGTGGCTTCCGGAAATTGGGGCTTGAAGGACCAGGTCCTCGCCCTGAAATGGGTTCAGGCTAACGTCGAGTACTTTGGCGGCGATCCTGATCAGGTGACGCTGTTTGGAGAAAGTTCAGGCGCGGTTTCAGCCCATCTTCTGACAATGACGAATATCACGATTG GGCTCTTCCACAGATACGTAATGGAAAGTGGATCCGGCCTTGGGGCGTGGTCTTATAGACCAAGCGGCCCTTATGCTGGCCAAGCATTTGACCTTGGCAAATATGTTGGCTGTTCCAATACATCAACGGATTCACTGATTCAATGCTTGCGGACAGTCGATGTTTCGGACATTTTAGGTTCTTACTCGAAATTCAGTACTTGGCGATCATTCCCGTCAATCGTGTGGGGCCCAACCGACGAGCCAAATATCGATGGTGCCATTCTCACTGATAGTCCCCAAAATTTAATTCGCAATGGTCAGGTTCAAGTTTTGCCTCGGATTTTAGGTGTCTGCCAAGATGAAGGATTAATTCAGACTTTTG CTTTCTATCAAAATAAGTCAATGGTTGATGACTTTCTGGCAAACTTCGACCACGTTTTACCTATTTTATTGAATTGGAAATATTTGCCGGATTCGGGAGCTGCTTGGGTTGAACCTATCAAGTCATACTACTTCAAAGATTTCGAAGCCGACAAAAATGTG ATACTCGCGAATTTAACAGTCGTCGCGAGTGACGTTCATTTTATCTATCCGGTTTACGACGCACTCCGACAGCAGTTTGCAACGGCTGAGAATccacaatatttttaccacTTCGATTATCGTGGTGTATTAAGCTCAACGAACGCGTATGGCGGCGATACGGCGAATTACGGCGTATCGCACGGTGATGAACTAATATACCTGTTCCCAAACACGGCAACCTTTTCCAGTCTTAACGAAACTCGAAGCAAGAAAGATTACGAAATGGTGAACACTATGATAGAATTGTGGACGTCGTTTGCTATCGAGGG GAGACCCACGACTTCGGCTTTTAGCTGCGACACGAAGTGGGAACCGTTTTCGATCGCGACGGACAACGACCTTCGCATCGGAAATATGGCCGATCTCGCTCTCACCGTTGAATATTCTTATTTCAAAGAACGTCTGCAGTTTTGGGATGACTTGAAAGCTAAGGTGCCGTTATAA